In Acidovorax sp. 106, the following proteins share a genomic window:
- a CDS encoding peroxiredoxin, with protein MTTLRLGDTAPDFTQESTAGPIRFHEWAGNSWVVLFSHPADFTPVCTTELGKTAALASEFAKRGVKPIAVSVDPVDSHQKWVHDINDTQNTTVNFPILADADRKVADLYDMIHPNASTTVTVRSVFIIDPQKRIRATFTYPASTGRNFDEILRVIDSLQLTDSHKVATPANWKDGDDVIIVPSLQDPAEIAQRFPKGFKAVRPYLRITPQPNK; from the coding sequence ATGACCACGCTGCGCCTGGGCGACACCGCCCCTGACTTCACACAAGAATCCACCGCTGGACCGATCCGTTTCCATGAATGGGCTGGCAACTCGTGGGTGGTGCTTTTCTCGCACCCTGCAGATTTCACGCCGGTGTGCACCACCGAACTGGGCAAAACGGCGGCCCTGGCCAGCGAGTTTGCCAAGCGGGGCGTCAAGCCCATTGCGGTGAGTGTGGACCCCGTGGATTCGCACCAAAAGTGGGTGCACGACATCAACGACACGCAGAACACCACGGTGAACTTCCCGATCCTGGCCGATGCGGACCGCAAGGTGGCGGACCTGTACGACATGATCCACCCCAACGCTTCGACCACTGTCACGGTGCGCAGCGTGTTCATCATCGACCCGCAAAAACGCATCCGCGCCACCTTCACTTACCCGGCCAGCACGGGGCGCAACTTTGACGAAATCCTGCGCGTGATCGACTCGCTGCAGCTCACCGACAGCCACAAGGTGGCCACGCCCGCCAATTGGAAGGACGGCGACGATGTGATCATCGTGCCGAGTCTGCAAGACCCGGCCGAGATCGCGCAGCGTTTTCCCAAGGGCTTCAAAGCCGTGCGCCCCTACCTGCGCATCACCCCTCAGCCCAACAAGTAA
- a CDS encoding alpha/beta hydrolase produces the protein MTSTPIIIVPGWRDSGPGHWQTLWADRLPEARRVVQDDWITPTRAAWVSQLEKTVLAQQQPVVIVAHSLGCIATTHMGPEAAARVRGALLVAPADPERRAILSDFAPVPYAALPYRSILVASSNDPFCPIRLAGAYARAWGSEFVRMQNAGHINVESGHGEWPLGRALLQSLTDDGAGGAEWPASPAESPQSVAANVL, from the coding sequence GTGACCTCCACACCCATCATCATCGTGCCCGGCTGGCGCGACTCCGGCCCCGGACATTGGCAAACCTTGTGGGCAGATCGCCTGCCCGAGGCGCGCCGTGTGGTGCAAGACGACTGGATCACGCCCACCCGCGCAGCCTGGGTGTCGCAGTTAGAGAAAACCGTGCTGGCGCAACAGCAGCCGGTGGTGATCGTGGCGCACAGCCTGGGCTGCATTGCCACCACCCACATGGGGCCCGAGGCAGCGGCGCGGGTGCGCGGTGCGCTGCTGGTGGCCCCGGCAGACCCCGAGCGCCGCGCCATCCTGAGCGACTTTGCCCCTGTGCCTTATGCGGCGCTGCCGTACCGCAGCATTCTGGTCGCCAGCAGCAATGACCCGTTCTGCCCGATTCGCCTGGCCGGTGCCTATGCGCGTGCGTGGGGCAGCGAGTTTGTGCGCATGCAAAACGCCGGTCACATCAATGTGGAGTCCGGACACGGCGAATGGCCTTTGGGCCGGGCGTTACTGCAATCGTTGACAGATGACGGGGCAGGCGGGGCCGAGTGGCCTGCATCGCCAGCGGAGTCACCACAGTCTGTGGCTGCCAATGTGCTATGA